A single genomic interval of Candidatus Neptunochlamydia vexilliferae harbors:
- a CDS encoding RNA-binding domain-containing protein — MLGLGHLLNLPEGRTLEFKQDMTSLKPILKTLIAFANTAGGTLVIGRSDDGKILGIKNVLEAEERLANAIADSVAPPLIPKIEIVSTKGQSLIVVRVPYWSGPFYLKSAGKSQGVYIRLGSTNRAAGEEFLAELKRSVKKVGFDQMPCPEVGESGLDKDRLDKAFAKIGKKVSTQMLKTLNILVPYGDTFVCSNGGVILFGKDEYRSRLFPNAEVRCARFRGTTKTHFIDHYDVDGTILEAMYEVPKFIQRNTRLAARIEKIQRKDIPEYSPLVIREVLANALVHADYSLLGMNPRVAIFSDRMEVESPGMAPFGFVFADFFSGISHVRNKVIARVFRELNIIEEWGTGYKRIEDACHEEGYPIPNWLELGASIRVALKPHPVTLDAEEHPVKEALTERQEEIIALFQGKEKLTTKEVHKKMTTTISERTLRNDLSAMQKKGVIKMVGRGPGAQWKLVGT, encoded by the coding sequence GGGAAGGACCTTAGAATTCAAGCAGGACATGACGTCTCTTAAGCCTATTTTAAAGACTCTCATTGCATTTGCGAATACTGCAGGTGGAACGTTAGTGATTGGGAGAAGTGATGATGGAAAAATTTTAGGGATTAAGAATGTGTTAGAGGCCGAAGAGAGGCTGGCTAATGCGATTGCAGACTCTGTCGCTCCTCCTCTTATCCCTAAAATTGAGATCGTTTCTACTAAGGGACAGTCTTTAATTGTTGTCAGGGTTCCTTATTGGAGTGGACCCTTTTATCTCAAGTCAGCGGGGAAATCTCAGGGGGTTTACATCAGGCTGGGATCCACGAATCGAGCAGCGGGAGAGGAATTTTTAGCGGAGCTAAAGCGGTCGGTTAAGAAAGTTGGTTTTGATCAAATGCCTTGCCCAGAAGTTGGTGAGTCTGGATTGGATAAAGATCGGTTGGATAAGGCTTTTGCTAAAATAGGGAAAAAAGTCAGTACCCAGATGTTGAAAACCTTAAATATTTTAGTTCCCTATGGTGATACATTTGTCTGCTCTAATGGAGGGGTAATTCTTTTTGGAAAAGATGAATATAGGAGCCGGCTTTTCCCAAATGCCGAAGTAAGGTGTGCAAGATTCCGAGGAACGACCAAGACACACTTTATCGATCATTATGATGTGGATGGAACAATTTTAGAAGCGATGTATGAAGTTCCAAAGTTTATTCAGCGTAATACTCGATTAGCTGCTAGAATCGAAAAGATTCAAAGAAAAGATATTCCGGAATACTCGCCGCTAGTGATACGTGAAGTTTTAGCCAATGCTTTAGTTCATGCTGACTACTCCCTTTTGGGAATGAACCCTCGTGTTGCAATATTTTCAGACCGAATGGAAGTTGAGAGTCCTGGAATGGCCCCGTTTGGCTTTGTCTTTGCAGACTTTTTCTCAGGGATTAGTCATGTTAGAAATAAAGTCATCGCGCGCGTATTTCGAGAGCTCAATATTATTGAGGAGTGGGGAACAGGGTACAAAAGAATCGAAGACGCCTGTCATGAAGAAGGTTATCCCATTCCAAATTGGTTGGAGTTAGGAGCTTCCATTCGAGTTGCTTTGAAGCCTCACCCTGTTACCTTGGATGCAGAGGAGCATCCCGTTAAGGAAGCACTCACAGAAAGGCAAGAAGAAATTATAGCACTTTTTCAGGGCAAGGAGAAGCTAACGACAAAAGAAGTCCATAAAAAAATGACCACAACGATTTCTGAAAGAACTCTTAGAAATGACTTATCGGCAATGCAAAAGAAAGGGGTTATTAAAATGGTTGGGCGTGGTCCAGGGGCTCAATGGAAATTAGTTGGAACCTAA